The following are from one region of the Vibrio parahaemolyticus genome:
- the torS gene encoding TMAO reductase system sensor histidine kinase/response regulator TorS, with product MLLATASIGRKLLLSFIAMAMLVMLSALIGVSGFSLVAKTERNVVDAAIPAMIEARQVSELSTRIISSVQMLSNAQNEQERKEAGRVLFEQLESLLTHIKELGGESFDSKLLDALESNVQNVINNLAELGVTVERKLWLAKEIDTRVEEMRLLSEELEQLTRTQVQNTSTIAVANVTHIYDLLEANKKDQVYQALDALVEVDLDLTERLHELHLLAFKMLNQIEEARTLTNVDRIQQIQTAFENNLKIMKRRVLAVEDPTRSKQMSQLLTELGKRQVVFTILLQQYENNEQSQQLMQKTLELFSELNSTVNKLVDDSNKTTTFAVDQLTNTLKFAQWSLTVISIVGLIVVVLILWRVVYVSVVKRLAEYSAALLSVAQGNLAVELEVKGKDELAHMGQAIITARNTAQALKVVAEGEAKAKRDLEEHKEHLEELIEQRTSQLRQANLRLNEEVVNHAQARNEAEQASRAKSAFLATMSHEIRTPMNGVLGTARLLMDSGLNPIQKRYAEIINRSGKTLLAILNDVLDYSKIEAGHLEIRRLGFDLHQMVEDTFQLMNSRAQEKQLLFSYHIESDVSRYWKGDVTRISQVLNNLVGNAIKFTEDGEIDIYVSLNPEDESQVLFEVSDTGIGISKKDQKTLFDAFTQAEGGLNQIGGTGLGLAISKRIVEAMGGVLEVDSEEGEGSRFWFSIPLEESEPVEVGVVASARCKVKAKVLLVEDNEVNRVVAEGFLQSMGHQVVMAEDGLQAERIIDKQDFDIALVDINLPDCDGTDLIQRLKRIERNKPGDKALSPTPMIAVSAHVFAEEVERYLAAGFDGYLPKPVEKEALATLIQDVLDGKQLLLPQSGECLLLSETSDTNLTIENQVEQDHQQREEPEMVIINPSVIQSDMKILGREKMLHIIDLFRNTSADVLGQLVESAEKNDSLAVKNLAHKLKGSAGSLGLTALMNTCQSIEIAAEPLDTYNAQQGLLDEQVAASVNALDELMAE from the coding sequence ATGTTGCTAGCAACCGCAAGCATCGGTCGTAAACTTCTGTTGTCATTCATCGCGATGGCAATGCTGGTCATGTTATCAGCATTGATTGGCGTATCCGGCTTTTCGCTGGTGGCAAAAACAGAAAGGAACGTGGTAGATGCCGCGATCCCCGCCATGATAGAAGCGCGACAAGTCTCGGAATTGAGTACTCGAATCATTTCATCGGTGCAAATGCTCTCTAATGCGCAAAATGAGCAAGAGAGGAAAGAAGCCGGACGAGTGTTGTTCGAACAACTTGAATCGCTGTTGACGCACATTAAAGAGTTAGGTGGTGAGTCATTTGATTCAAAACTGCTCGATGCACTTGAAAGCAACGTTCAGAATGTGATCAATAACCTCGCGGAGCTTGGTGTCACGGTTGAAAGAAAGTTGTGGCTCGCGAAAGAAATTGATACTCGTGTTGAAGAAATGCGCCTGCTGAGTGAAGAGTTAGAACAGCTCACTCGTACTCAAGTTCAAAACACCAGCACGATTGCGGTTGCTAACGTAACCCATATTTATGACCTGTTAGAAGCGAATAAAAAAGACCAAGTCTATCAAGCGCTCGATGCCTTGGTTGAAGTCGATCTTGACCTAACCGAGCGTCTGCACGAACTGCATCTTCTCGCTTTTAAAATGCTTAATCAAATAGAAGAAGCACGCACTCTGACCAACGTTGATCGTATCCAACAAATCCAGACGGCGTTTGAAAACAATCTTAAGATCATGAAACGCCGCGTCTTAGCGGTCGAAGACCCAACACGTTCAAAACAGATGAGCCAATTGCTCACCGAGCTCGGTAAGCGCCAAGTGGTATTTACCATTTTGCTGCAACAATACGAAAACAACGAACAATCTCAACAGTTGATGCAAAAAACGCTGGAGCTGTTTTCTGAATTGAACAGCACCGTAAACAAGCTGGTGGACGATTCCAACAAAACCACCACGTTTGCCGTTGACCAGCTGACCAATACCCTGAAATTTGCCCAATGGTCGCTAACGGTGATCTCGATTGTCGGTTTGATTGTGGTTGTGCTTATCCTTTGGCGCGTGGTGTACGTGTCGGTAGTGAAACGTCTGGCGGAATACTCTGCTGCGCTGCTTTCTGTTGCTCAAGGTAACTTGGCTGTTGAACTAGAAGTTAAAGGCAAAGACGAACTCGCGCACATGGGGCAAGCTATCATCACCGCCCGCAATACCGCCCAAGCGCTCAAAGTGGTGGCAGAAGGGGAAGCAAAAGCCAAACGGGATCTGGAAGAACACAAAGAACACCTTGAAGAATTGATTGAGCAGCGCACTTCGCAGTTGAGACAAGCAAACCTGCGCTTGAATGAAGAGGTCGTGAACCACGCTCAGGCACGTAATGAAGCCGAGCAGGCGAGCCGCGCGAAATCGGCCTTCTTAGCGACAATGAGCCATGAAATTCGAACGCCGATGAACGGCGTGCTCGGTACTGCTCGTTTGTTAATGGATTCTGGTTTAAACCCAATTCAAAAGCGTTACGCGGAGATCATCAACCGCAGTGGTAAAACCTTGCTTGCCATCTTAAATGACGTTCTTGATTACTCGAAAATTGAAGCCGGCCATCTTGAGATTCGCCGATTGGGCTTCGACCTACATCAAATGGTTGAAGACACGTTCCAACTGATGAACAGCCGAGCACAAGAGAAGCAACTGCTGTTCTCTTACCACATTGAAAGTGATGTCAGCCGATACTGGAAAGGGGATGTAACGCGCATTAGCCAAGTGCTGAACAATCTAGTGGGTAACGCGATCAAATTCACTGAAGACGGTGAAATTGATATTTACGTCAGCCTGAATCCAGAAGACGAATCGCAAGTGCTATTTGAAGTCTCAGACACAGGTATCGGCATTTCGAAAAAAGATCAGAAAACTCTGTTTGATGCCTTCACGCAAGCAGAAGGTGGTCTGAACCAAATCGGTGGTACAGGGCTTGGTTTGGCGATCAGCAAACGCATTGTAGAAGCCATGGGCGGCGTGCTAGAAGTCGACTCAGAAGAGGGCGAAGGCAGCCGTTTCTGGTTCTCCATCCCACTTGAAGAAAGCGAGCCTGTGGAAGTCGGTGTTGTGGCGAGCGCTCGCTGCAAGGTGAAAGCCAAAGTGCTGTTGGTCGAAGACAATGAAGTAAACCGCGTAGTGGCGGAAGGTTTCCTTCAGAGCATGGGGCACCAAGTTGTGATGGCGGAAGATGGCCTGCAAGCTGAACGAATCATTGATAAACAAGATTTTGACATCGCGCTTGTTGACATCAATTTACCTGATTGTGACGGCACGGATTTGATTCAACGCTTAAAACGCATCGAACGTAACAAGCCAGGTGACAAAGCGCTGTCACCGACACCTATGATTGCGGTGTCTGCTCATGTTTTTGCGGAAGAAGTGGAACGCTACTTGGCCGCGGGTTTTGATGGTTACTTGCCAAAACCGGTTGAGAAAGAAGCCCTTGCTACGTTGATTCAGGATGTTCTGGATGGCAAACAATTACTGCTTCCGCAAAGTGGAGAATGCTTACTTCTGAGCGAAACGAGCGATACCAATCTAACTATTGAAAATCAGGTCGAACAAGACCACCAACAACGAGAGGAACCAGAAATGGTCATCATTAATCCAAGCGTGATCCAGTCCGACATGAAGATTTTAGGCAGAGAAAAAATGCTGCATATCATCGACTTGTTCAGAAATACCAGTGCGGATGTACTTGGACAGTTGGTTGAGTCAGCAGAAAAAAATGACAGCCTAGCAGTGAAAAATCTCGCTCATAAACTAAAAGGCAGTGCGGGGAGTTTAGGTCTTACTGCGTTAATGAACACTTGCCAAAGTATCGAGATTGCAGCCGAACCGCTAGATACATACAACGCTCAGCAAGGTTTGTTGGACGAGCAAGTCGCAGCGTCAGTTAATGCACTTGATGAGCTGATGGCAGAATAA
- a CDS encoding fatty acid cis/trans isomerase: protein MNLRLIFILCIASLFAGCATYAGLNFDQLFGPQLVRERTASVETPQADFFQREVKPIVDNRCVVCHACYDAPCQLKLSSVEGIDRGASKALVYEGTRLTAAAPTRLFEDAETTQEWRDAGFHPVLNERDQSMAANLEAGLIARLLQQKERHPLPDQVQLEGFDFSIDREQTCPTIEEYEQYEKDNPNWGMPFGMPNLTNSEYHTLMTWLENGAIMNMHTPISDQEQAKINQYETLLNHSDLKNQLMSRYIYEHLFLSHLYFSELSEKPRFFTLVRSATPPGQPVKRISTRRPYDDPGVERVYYRIIPEQGTIVDKTHMPFALNTQRISNWKKWFIEADYSVTQLPSYEPEVAANPMTAFIDMPVKSRFKFMLDNAQNTIMAYIKGPVCRGQLALNVINDRFWVFFLDPDKADIPEVNEFYRSQADNLKLPAEQESNTLPVTNWVKYARQQARYLEAKSEFTNNWFKHGENLSTDVIWDGNGTNPNAALTVFRHFDSASVVQGLVGEQPKTVWILDYALLERIHYLLVAGFDVYGNFGHQLMTRMFMDFLRLEGESNFVTLLPADMRHQLQSSWYQDQSPQLSDFLQRNVKPFNQPTSVVYKTDDPKTELLNMMRKRLSPVLLPRYEITDTALSDKTEKELKRIGQVRGEGLQNVPQITMLMVRSKSGKDELFTLLHNNAHTNISSLFDEESNRDFANDDMTIVRGVVGSYPAAFFSLKENQVKEFVDQFSAIQNEADYVKLLDSFAIRRSSEKFWPFSDRIHNWYRTNQPIEFGLLDYNRFENR from the coding sequence ATGAATTTGCGTCTAATTTTTATACTCTGCATTGCCAGTCTGTTTGCTGGTTGTGCTACTTATGCTGGCCTGAACTTTGACCAATTGTTCGGCCCTCAGTTGGTTCGTGAGCGTACTGCCAGCGTTGAAACGCCGCAGGCAGATTTCTTCCAACGCGAGGTAAAACCTATCGTCGATAACCGCTGTGTGGTTTGCCACGCCTGCTACGATGCGCCATGTCAGCTAAAACTTTCATCGGTAGAAGGGATCGACCGCGGAGCATCGAAAGCGTTGGTTTATGAAGGCACTCGCCTGACAGCGGCTGCGCCTACTCGCTTGTTTGAAGATGCAGAAACCACCCAAGAATGGCGCGACGCTGGCTTCCACCCTGTTTTGAATGAACGCGACCAAAGCATGGCGGCAAACCTTGAAGCTGGCCTTATCGCTCGTTTATTGCAACAGAAAGAGCGCCATCCCTTGCCAGACCAAGTGCAATTAGAAGGTTTTGATTTTTCGATTGATCGTGAGCAAACCTGCCCGACAATTGAAGAGTACGAACAGTACGAAAAAGACAACCCAAACTGGGGAATGCCATTTGGTATGCCGAATCTAACCAACAGCGAATACCACACGCTGATGACTTGGCTAGAAAACGGCGCGATCATGAATATGCACACGCCAATCAGTGACCAAGAGCAGGCGAAAATCAATCAATACGAAACACTGCTCAACCATTCAGACCTCAAAAACCAGTTGATGTCGCGTTACATTTACGAGCACTTGTTCCTGTCGCACCTGTACTTCTCTGAGTTGAGCGAAAAACCGCGCTTCTTTACCCTCGTGCGCTCCGCAACGCCGCCAGGACAACCAGTGAAGCGCATTTCCACTCGTCGCCCTTACGACGATCCGGGCGTTGAACGCGTTTACTACCGAATCATTCCAGAACAAGGCACTATTGTTGACAAAACGCACATGCCATTTGCGCTCAACACACAGCGCATCAGTAACTGGAAAAAGTGGTTTATTGAAGCGGATTACTCCGTTACTCAGCTACCTAGCTACGAGCCAGAAGTTGCAGCTAACCCGATGACGGCATTCATTGATATGCCAGTGAAGTCTCGCTTCAAATTCATGCTTGATAATGCGCAAAACACCATCATGGCGTACATTAAAGGCCCTGTTTGTCGTGGTCAGCTTGCACTTAACGTCATCAATGATCGCTTCTGGGTATTCTTCTTGGACCCAGACAAAGCTGACATTCCTGAGGTTAACGAGTTCTACCGTTCACAAGCAGATAACTTAAAACTGCCAGCCGAACAAGAAAGTAATACGCTTCCAGTCACAAACTGGGTTAAGTACGCACGCCAACAAGCGCGTTATCTTGAAGCAAAATCTGAGTTTACGAACAACTGGTTTAAGCATGGCGAAAACCTATCGACTGACGTCATTTGGGATGGTAACGGCACCAACCCAAATGCAGCATTAACAGTATTCCGTCATTTTGACAGTGCATCTGTAGTTCAAGGGTTGGTTGGCGAGCAGCCAAAAACAGTCTGGATCTTAGATTACGCTTTGCTGGAGCGTATTCACTACCTATTGGTAGCAGGATTTGACGTATACGGTAACTTTGGTCACCAGTTGATGACGCGTATGTTCATGGACTTCTTACGTCTTGAAGGCGAGAGTAACTTTGTTACCTTGCTGCCTGCGGATATGCGCCACCAGCTTCAATCGAGCTGGTATCAAGATCAAAGCCCTCAGCTTAGTGACTTTTTGCAACGTAACGTGAAGCCTTTTAATCAACCGACCAGCGTTGTTTACAAAACGGACGATCCAAAAACCGAGCTACTGAACATGATGCGCAAACGCTTATCGCCAGTGCTGCTGCCTCGTTATGAGATTACCGATACTGCGCTTTCAGATAAAACGGAAAAAGAGCTAAAGCGCATCGGTCAAGTGCGTGGTGAAGGGCTACAAAACGTCCCACAAATCACGATGCTGATGGTGCGTAGTAAGTCAGGTAAGGACGAACTGTTCACCCTACTTCACAATAATGCGCACACCAATATTTCGAGTTTGTTTGATGAAGAAAGCAACCGAGACTTCGCCAACGACGATATGACCATCGTGCGCGGCGTTGTCGGTAGCTACCCAGCAGCATTTTTCTCGCTTAAAGAAAACCAAGTAAAAGAATTTGTCGATCAGTTTAGCGCGATTCAAAACGAAGCCGATTACGTTAAGTTGTTGGATAGTTTTGCGATTCGCCGTAGCTCGGAAAAATTCTGGCCGTTTAGCGATCGTATCCACAATTGGTACCGTACAAATCAACCGATCGAATTTGGATTACTTGACTATAATCGTTTTGAGAATCGATGA
- a CDS encoding winged helix-turn-helix domain-containing protein: protein MSVQATLSVLPTLTSDSQDCGHSSSADHVLTLDKYTQSVTIQSQPKKTDIQLTPIQFELLRTLIQHQDKVLTKSFLYQTVLQRPFTDHDRALDMHISRMRKRLIAEGMPPDQIQTIHRKGYLFKSINR from the coding sequence GTGAGCGTTCAAGCAACCTTGTCAGTTTTGCCAACCTTAACGTCTGATAGCCAAGATTGTGGTCACTCTTCTTCAGCAGATCATGTACTTACGCTCGATAAGTACACGCAGTCTGTTACGATTCAAAGCCAACCAAAAAAGACGGATATCCAACTCACGCCCATTCAGTTTGAACTGCTGCGCACGCTCATTCAGCATCAAGATAAAGTACTGACCAAATCTTTCCTCTATCAAACCGTTTTGCAACGTCCGTTCACTGATCATGACCGAGCGCTGGATATGCACATCAGTCGAATGCGAAAACGCTTGATTGCCGAAGGCATGCCACCAGATCAAATTCAGACAATTCACCGTAAGGGTTATCTATTTAAATCCATAAATAGGTAA
- a CDS encoding arylsulfatase has protein sequence MLATAAPIAAQAASKPNMLVIMGDDIGYGNISAYNQGMLGYNTPNIDRIAQEGALFTAYYAQQSCTAGRSTFITGQMPIRTGLTKVGLPGAEQGLQPQDITMATALKDMGYATGQFGKNHLGDKDEMLPTNHGFDEFMGNLYHLNAEEEPENPDYPKDPAFRKNFGPRGVIHSYADGKIEDTGPLTRKRMETVDQETLDAAMNFMERQVKANKPFFLWYNATRMHIWTHVKEENRTTGLGEYADGMVEHDNMVGELLDKLDDLKVADNTIVIYTTDNGPMNATWPDAAFGPFRGEKNTGWEGGFRVPAMVRWPGHIAPNTKLNDIFAGEDWFPTLLSAAGNNTIKQDLLKGYKSSSADRTYKNHLDGYNQMNYLMGKDKESARDEFFYWSDDGDLLAMRDKRFKLHFKIQEHEGWDVWTKEFTNLRIPMIFDLKVDPLEKGDQGFGYETWQFNHVFLLVPAQAKVAKVLKSFKEFPPRQEIPSFSVDKVMEQMKNLSKVQQAKG, from the coding sequence ATGCTTGCAACGGCAGCTCCGATTGCCGCACAAGCAGCTTCTAAACCCAACATGCTGGTTATCATGGGTGATGACATCGGCTACGGTAACATCTCTGCTTACAACCAAGGCATGCTTGGCTACAACACACCAAACATCGACAGAATTGCGCAAGAAGGTGCGCTTTTCACAGCGTACTACGCGCAGCAATCTTGTACTGCGGGCCGTAGTACTTTCATTACTGGTCAAATGCCAATCCGTACCGGTTTGACGAAAGTAGGCCTACCAGGTGCAGAACAAGGTCTTCAACCGCAAGACATTACAATGGCGACGGCACTTAAAGATATGGGCTACGCGACAGGCCAATTTGGTAAAAACCACCTTGGTGACAAAGATGAAATGTTGCCAACAAACCACGGTTTTGATGAGTTCATGGGTAACCTTTACCACTTGAACGCGGAAGAAGAGCCTGAAAACCCTGATTACCCGAAAGATCCTGCGTTCCGCAAAAACTTTGGCCCGCGTGGCGTAATCCATTCTTATGCCGATGGCAAAATTGAAGACACAGGTCCTTTGACGCGTAAGCGCATGGAAACGGTCGACCAAGAAACGCTAGACGCGGCAATGAACTTCATGGAGCGTCAAGTTAAAGCGAACAAGCCGTTCTTCTTGTGGTACAACGCAACGCGCATGCACATTTGGACGCATGTGAAAGAAGAAAACCGTACAACAGGTTTGGGTGAATACGCAGATGGTATGGTAGAGCACGACAACATGGTTGGTGAGTTGCTAGATAAACTGGATGATCTGAAAGTTGCCGACAACACCATCGTGATTTACACCACCGATAATGGTCCGATGAACGCGACCTGGCCTGATGCAGCATTTGGTCCTTTCCGTGGTGAGAAAAACACAGGTTGGGAAGGTGGCTTCCGCGTACCAGCAATGGTTCGTTGGCCTGGGCACATTGCACCAAATACGAAGTTAAATGACATCTTTGCGGGTGAAGACTGGTTCCCAACACTGCTTTCTGCGGCGGGTAACAACACCATCAAGCAAGACTTGCTGAAAGGCTACAAATCATCGTCTGCTGATCGCACATACAAAAACCATTTAGATGGTTACAACCAAATGAATTACTTGATGGGTAAAGACAAAGAGTCTGCTCGTGATGAGTTCTTCTACTGGTCAGACGATGGCGATTTGCTAGCAATGCGTGACAAGCGCTTCAAGCTTCACTTCAAGATCCAAGAGCATGAAGGTTGGGATGTTTGGACGAAAGAGTTCACAAACCTACGTATACCAATGATCTTCGACCTTAAAGTTGACCCACTAGAGAAGGGCGACCAAGGCTTCGGTTACGAAACATGGCAGTTCAACCACGTATTCTTGCTTGTTCCTGCTCAAGCGAAAGTAGCGAAAGTTCTGAAATCATTCAAAGAGTTCCCACCACGTCAAGAGATCCCAAGCTTCTCGGTTGATAAAGTGATGGAACAAATGAAGAACCTAAGTAAAGTTCAACAAGCGAAAGGTTAA
- a CDS encoding arylsulfatase, with product MTAKYGVKRRLAILAAALIGATSSSIAAEKPNILVIWGDDIGQSNLSAYTFGLMGYKTPNIDSIAKEGMMFTDYYGEQSCTAGRSTFITGQTVLRTGLSKVGLPGADLGLKAEDATIAEMLKPMGYMTGQFGKNHLGDKDEHLPTNHGFDEFFGNLYHLNAEEEPENVDYPKDPEFRKKFGPRGVIRSYADGKIEDTGPLTRKRMETVDEETLDAALDFMDRAVKAKKPFFVWWNATRMHFRTHVKPDNQGKTGISTYADGMVEHDNHVGQLLKKVDDLGIKDNTIVFYSTDNGPHMNSWPDAGTTPFRGEKNTNWEGAYRVPAMVRWPGKIKAGSVSNDIMHHMDWMPTFVAAAGDDNIKEKLLKGYSAGDKKFKVHLDGYNFLPYLTGKEEKAPREEIFYFSDDGDLTALRYNKWKLVFMEQRAKGTLRIWAEPFTKLRVPKIFNLRMDPYEVADVTSNTYYDWMLDRAYMLVPAQTYVGRFLETFKEFPPRQKAASFSLDQVMEKLQENPNK from the coding sequence ATGACAGCGAAATATGGCGTTAAACGCCGATTAGCGATTCTTGCCGCGGCTTTAATTGGCGCGACAAGCAGCAGTATCGCGGCAGAAAAACCTAACATTCTCGTCATCTGGGGTGATGATATTGGCCAGTCCAATCTCAGTGCGTACACCTTTGGCTTGATGGGATACAAAACACCAAACATCGACAGCATCGCGAAAGAGGGCATGATGTTCACAGATTACTACGGTGAACAATCTTGTACTGCGGGTCGTTCCACCTTTATTACCGGCCAGACTGTGCTCAGAACGGGTTTAAGTAAAGTCGGACTTCCTGGTGCTGACCTAGGTTTGAAAGCGGAAGACGCTACTATTGCGGAAATGCTTAAACCAATGGGTTACATGACTGGTCAGTTTGGTAAAAACCACTTAGGGGATAAAGACGAACATCTTCCTACTAACCACGGCTTCGATGAATTTTTTGGCAACCTTTACCACCTGAACGCTGAGGAAGAACCGGAGAACGTCGATTACCCTAAAGATCCTGAGTTCCGTAAGAAGTTTGGCCCACGCGGTGTGATTCGTTCGTACGCTGACGGCAAAATTGAAGATACGGGGCCTCTGACTCGTAAGCGTATGGAAACGGTGGACGAAGAGACGTTAGATGCGGCACTCGACTTCATGGATCGTGCCGTGAAAGCGAAAAAACCATTCTTCGTATGGTGGAACGCAACCCGCATGCACTTCCGTACTCACGTGAAGCCAGATAACCAAGGCAAAACCGGCATCAGTACTTATGCTGATGGTATGGTAGAGCACGACAACCATGTTGGTCAGCTACTGAAAAAAGTGGATGACTTAGGCATTAAAGACAACACCATTGTTTTCTACTCAACCGATAATGGCCCACACATGAACTCGTGGCCAGATGCGGGTACAACGCCATTCCGTGGCGAGAAAAATACCAACTGGGAAGGTGCGTACCGTGTTCCTGCAATGGTACGTTGGCCAGGTAAAATTAAAGCGGGTTCTGTCTCGAATGACATCATGCACCACATGGACTGGATGCCTACATTTGTAGCCGCCGCTGGTGATGACAACATCAAAGAGAAACTGCTTAAAGGTTACAGCGCGGGTGATAAGAAATTCAAAGTTCACCTAGATGGTTATAACTTCCTGCCATACCTCACTGGTAAAGAAGAGAAAGCACCGCGTGAAGAGATTTTCTACTTCTCGGACGATGGCGATTTAACTGCGCTTCGTTACAACAAGTGGAAATTGGTCTTCATGGAACAACGTGCAAAAGGTACGTTGCGTATTTGGGCTGAACCATTCACCAAATTACGTGTGCCGAAGATCTTCAACTTGCGCATGGACCCTTATGAAGTTGCGGATGTTACCTCCAACACGTACTACGATTGGATGCTTGATCGCGCCTACATGTTGGTGCCAGCACAAACGTATGTTGGTCGATTCCTAGAAACCTTCAAAGAGTTCCCGCCAAGGCAAAAAGCCGCAAGTTTCTCGCTTGATCAAGTGATGGAGAAACTGCAAGAGAACCCGAATAAGTAG